The Spinacia oleracea cultivar Varoflay chromosome 2, BTI_SOV_V1, whole genome shotgun sequence DNA segment TTCTTTCTCCatgtttcttttgcttttgagGCTGAGTGCTAATTTCAACATACTTTTCTTGGCAGGTATATAGAAAGTAAACCACAACATTGGAGACCATGTCACAGTGTGCAGATGAAAGACATTGTGGACATGAACAAGATTAAGATGACTCTTTATGTGACCCACACTATTAACTTCCAGAACATTACAGAGAAAAACAGCAGAACATCTGATCTTGTTCTGGAATTAAAAAAAGCCTTTGAGGAGTTGGGAATTAGGTATCATCTTCTGCCTCAGGAAGTTCATGTTACATATACATCAACTTGTTAAATGGGAATTTGTCAAGATTTGACTgagttttatttctttgccaaGATTTGTTTAAATTTAGATATTGGAGTTTGGACACAGCAAATGTAATATTTCTATCAATAAATATATATTAGTATAAAGCTCCGTTTATTTCaaaggaaaatgattttccatggaaaactaTTTTCAACGTAAAACATCAAGGGAAAAGAattttgctttacttgtttccttacaagaaaagttataaaagaaaaagaatataaaagtggatatgagagatgggtaggaggagagaaaaataaaTGTACGGGATTAAAGAGGAAAATGTGGCAttccttatttttaaaaaggaaaGTTGATTTTCCCTGGAGAAAGTTGTTTTCCACCTctaggaaaattgttttcccctcctaacaaaaacaaatgaaaatggTAAAATTATTTTCCGGGAAAGTGTTTACCGTCAAAACAAACGCAGCCTAAATTTAAGTTTCAAAAACACCGTCTTAGGATAGTCAAGTGAAGCTTCAAGCTAACCATGCAGCAAAAGAGCAGAGATAAGCTGAACTGACAATTATCAGACTAAGCCAAGgttggctcaaggttatttcggCTCGAACTACACCCTAGTTATCATGCCACAGAAAAATAAGGGTTTTCCAATTTTCCCTAGTACAGGTCAAGAAAACATTACAGGTTGTTGAGAATGTTTTCAGGGGAGAAGACAGTGGTAAAATAATCTTTTCAAAAAAGATGCTCATAGTCAACAGAAAAACTAGGTAATAGCAGACTAGCAGAATCGCATCATACCAACAACATTAAGAAGCATGAATACAAATGTCTGTAGTAACTAGTAAGTATAACACTAGTGTGCCTGTTTTAATTCTAAATGCTGATAAATTTGGAACACTTACCATAAACCTTGATAGTTGACACTCATCGTCGACGGAGCTTTGTCATTGTATCAAGCAGATACCTGCTTTCTGCTGCATAATCCAGTCGATCTGCTCTCACTACTGTTGTTTTTACTCGCTGCTCTTCACCATAGGTTTCTTCTTTTATCTTAAGCTTGAAAAGGAACGGAACAAAGATCTTACTACGAATAGCCTCAGCAAACCTATCATCATCTTGCTCTTCAGATTTCAAAGCGTACAACTCTTTCGCAGGGCAACCCAAGATCTCTTCCCCAGTTTCTTGGAAAGCAGTTACCCATGCCACACCTGAATGATCCTGAATCTGTGCTTGGAGCAAGTAGCGGTAATCACACTCCTCGAATTCTTGGTTACACCGATCACAAACCCATCTTGAATTTCCCGATCTTGTGACTTTCTTATTGCATTGTCTATCACCAATCATCAACGGGCACGCTGTGTAACAAAAGTTATCTGTTTTGATGAATGATAAAGTGGCCTTAACTGTAACCCAGTCTGGTTTTTCTGATCTCCCAAGACCTTCATCCTTGATCTGGGAAATAGTTTTGCGCACATCATTCTTTCCTCCAAGAGGCATAACATCTCTTGAGATTGACTGGGAAGCACAATCCTTTCCTCCCTGATGAAACCACTCAGCCAAACTGTGAGCTTCGGGAATATCAGGGTTAATAAAGAGCTGGGTTGAAGAAATTGTACCCACGGATTTCCCACTGAAATCATTGACCTTTGCAGCCTTCACAGCTAAGACAGGAAAGTACCCGGAATCAACTAATTCTTGCACCTCTTGACCTTCTCGGTTGCAGATATCTCCCCAAAGGGTCAGCTCTATGCTTCTTCCTGACATATCTTTCAAATTTATATTTCTTCTTTGTGTTTCCATCCCGTTCTTCCTCATTATGGGGACGGAAGGATTGACCGATATTACAACACCGATGATGTCTAAAATGGAATTGTTTTCAACAGTCTCAATTTCGCTGATAGGTCGGAAGCTAAACTGTTGTTTGGGTATTGAAACATCTTCATCTGGGCAAAGATCAACAGTAGAAGTTGCTTCCAGAAAAATTTCCCACTCATTCTTCAAATGATTAAAGTTTTTCTGAGCAGGTTTTAGGGAACCCTTTGAGATCATATAAACCTTTCCAATCTCTATAACATCATAAAAGCGGTCAACAACAGCATTAAAGCATGTAACACGAATCTCACCACCATCTGAATCAAGGAGATCAAAGGAAAACACCTTCCCGTCACCTTTAGCGTTGTTATAACGGCGAAGATCACCTTTAGCTGTGACTCTTGCTTTAATAGCCCAACGACCCTGATAAGGATTTAATGCAGCAATTGGAAGTATACGTGCTGGTGCCTCATTCTTCACAACAGGACCATGATTTTTGTAACTAGGGGGTGGCTGGTATGCAGGCTGAATAGTGGGTCTGAAATTCTGTGTGTTGTAACTGTTACTTGGTGCTGCCATTCGTGTATTGCTTCCTCTAACAGGATTAGAAGGATTATTATTAGGCAATGCATATCCAACAGAAGAGTCGGCTCCAGTGGTCATCACTGGATTCCCTATAATCTCACAATCAGGCATAATAATTTCCATATTGAGGATGACGATAATCCTGCAAAAAATTTGACCCAATTTAAGTCCTCGCACAATGTGAAGCATGCACAAGTATCGTAAACAGTGAATAAATATTTCAGTTAAGTGTTCAAATTTTAATCATTTTGCGTTCTTTTGACAAACTAGCTACATAAGCCATTAGCAATGAAAAGAATGCCACTACTTTCTTCAGACCTGCCAAGAAGTATCACAGAGTTCGACAATACATACAACATTAAGAGTATGTATAGATTGCTAAAATGACTCACATTCCCTATATACACAAACTCACCCCAGTATATTCATAACTACCGTAAAACAAAAGGATGGTGAGTTTATGCATTTCCTTAAATTTCATTTCCAAAACCTGCATTGTCATTCTCAGTGGGACTAAGGAAAATCTGCAAAATATATCCTACAAATTGCAATATGCCTCATACATCACCTAAACTGGAGTTCCAAGATGAAGGCCATGAAGCTAGAGTTATACTCCAGTTAAGGGGACATTATTGAACCGTGTGTTTCTCCCCCACAAACATCTTGTGTC contains these protein-coding regions:
- the LOC110793013 gene encoding replication protein A 70 kDa DNA-binding subunit A, with the translated sequence MPINLTRNSLAAIMDGDINSKPLVQVLDIRLISSNQERYRLMLSDAVSTHQAMIAVQLNDRVNSGQVRKGSVIQLLEYICSAVKDRKIIVILNMEIIMPDCEIIGNPVMTTGADSSVGYALPNNNPSNPVRGSNTRMAAPSNSYNTQNFRPTIQPAYQPPPSYKNHGPVVKNEAPARILPIAALNPYQGRWAIKARVTAKGDLRRYNNAKGDGKVFSFDLLDSDGGEIRVTCFNAVVDRFYDVIEIGKVYMISKGSLKPAQKNFNHLKNEWEIFLEATSTVDLCPDEDVSIPKQQFSFRPISEIETVENNSILDIIGVVISVNPSVPIMRKNGMETQRRNINLKDMSGRSIELTLWGDICNREGQEVQELVDSGYFPVLAVKAAKVNDFSGKSVGTISSTQLFINPDIPEAHSLAEWFHQGGKDCASQSISRDVMPLGGKNDVRKTISQIKDEGLGRSEKPDWVTVKATLSFIKTDNFCYTACPLMIGDRQCNKKVTRSGNSRWVCDRCNQEFEECDYRYLLQAQIQDHSGVAWVTAFQETGEEILGCPAKELYALKSEEQDDDRFAEAIRSKIFVPFLFKLKIKEETYGEEQRVKTTVVRADRLDYAAESRYLLDTMTKLRRR